The following are encoded in a window of Salinigranum halophilum genomic DNA:
- a CDS encoding aminotransferase class IV, with protein sequence MREDPEPATETDDEYLYHVGGDLVPASEATVSVRDRGFMYGDAAFETLRAYGGDVFAWDAHARRLEGTCEVLQLDHGLSDDDLYGRVEETLAANDLADAYVRLSITRGVQPGTLTPKPDVDPTVVVIVKELPRGGREHTPVWDYPATVQTVKTRRVPDRAIPAKAKTHNYLNGILARLELRVTGADEALVLDTDGYVAEGATSNVFFVSDQALCTPSLDGPVLPGVTRDVVVDLAREEDIPVREGQFTPDDVRNAAEVFVTNTTWELRPVATVDGIECGGGPVTTLLSRLFDERVERECYGTSPETEGRDERDEHADGVDSRWDVGRGN encoded by the coding sequence ATGAGGGAGGACCCCGAGCCCGCGACGGAGACGGACGACGAATACCTGTATCACGTCGGCGGCGACCTCGTGCCGGCCAGCGAGGCGACCGTCTCGGTCCGCGACAGGGGGTTCATGTACGGCGACGCGGCGTTCGAGACGCTCCGGGCGTACGGCGGTGACGTGTTCGCGTGGGACGCACACGCCCGTCGGCTCGAGGGGACCTGCGAGGTGCTCCAGCTCGACCACGGCCTCTCGGACGACGACCTCTACGGCCGCGTCGAGGAGACGCTGGCGGCCAACGACCTCGCGGACGCGTACGTCCGGCTCTCGATTACCAGAGGCGTCCAGCCCGGAACGCTCACCCCGAAGCCCGACGTGGACCCGACCGTCGTAGTCATCGTGAAGGAACTCCCGCGTGGCGGCCGCGAGCACACGCCGGTCTGGGACTACCCCGCGACGGTCCAGACGGTGAAGACGCGTCGCGTGCCGGACCGCGCCATCCCCGCGAAGGCGAAGACACACAACTACCTCAACGGCATCCTCGCGCGGCTGGAACTCCGCGTGACTGGAGCGGACGAGGCGCTCGTGCTCGACACCGACGGCTACGTCGCCGAGGGCGCGACGAGCAACGTCTTCTTCGTCTCCGACCAGGCGCTGTGTACGCCGTCGCTCGACGGCCCGGTCCTCCCCGGGGTCACCCGCGACGTCGTCGTCGACCTCGCCCGCGAGGAGGACATCCCCGTCCGCGAGGGACAGTTCACCCCCGACGACGTCCGCAACGCCGCCGAGGTGTTCGTGACGAACACGACGTGGGAACTACGACCCGTCGCAACCGTCGACGGTATCGAGTGCGGCGGCGGCCCGGTGACGACGCTGCTCTCGCGGCTGTTCGACGAGCGCGTCGAACGCGAGTGTTACGGGACGAGTCCCGAGACGGAGGGACGCGACGAACGGGACGAACACGCCGACGGCGTCGACAGTCGCTGGGACGTCGGGCGGGGGAACTGA
- a CDS encoding calcium/sodium antiporter: MLSDQVGHAVLVLAGVAGLYLGAEALVRGAVRLALGIGLRAAVVGVTVVAFATTTPELFVAVLAGAGYSPALGLGAVVGSNIANVGLVLGVAALVRPFAVDAEVLRRHVPFMLGATALLVVLAADGRITAVDGAVLVAALAAFTLSLLLRSHGRGLSARSAAPRDVLLVVVGLVFLLLGARALIEGGTGLLAGFGIAPRIVGLTVLALGTSLPELATSVVSARRDEGTVSVANVVGSNIYNVLAVLGVLALFVPVEVPASVVTVDLPVLVAFTLGGVALMVHRRDVSRLDGTLLLGGYVAFVAFLF; this comes from the coding sequence ATGCTCTCTGACCAGGTGGGCCACGCCGTGCTCGTTCTCGCCGGCGTCGCCGGCCTCTATCTCGGCGCCGAGGCGCTCGTTCGCGGGGCCGTCCGACTCGCGCTCGGTATCGGCCTCCGTGCGGCCGTCGTCGGCGTCACCGTCGTCGCCTTCGCCACGACCACTCCCGAACTGTTCGTCGCGGTGCTCGCGGGTGCGGGCTACTCTCCCGCCCTCGGCCTCGGGGCCGTCGTCGGCTCGAACATCGCCAACGTCGGCCTCGTCCTCGGCGTCGCCGCGCTCGTCCGTCCCTTCGCGGTCGACGCCGAGGTACTCCGCCGGCACGTCCCGTTCATGCTCGGTGCGACCGCCCTCCTGGTGGTGCTCGCGGCCGACGGTCGCATCACTGCCGTCGACGGCGCGGTTCTCGTCGCGGCGCTCGCGGCGTTCACCCTCTCGCTCCTGCTCCGGTCGCACGGCCGCGGGCTCTCCGCCCGCTCGGCAGCCCCGCGGGACGTCCTCCTCGTGGTGGTCGGCCTCGTCTTCCTCTTGCTGGGCGCACGCGCGCTCATCGAGGGCGGGACGGGCCTCCTCGCCGGCTTCGGCATCGCCCCGCGAATCGTCGGCCTGACCGTCCTCGCGCTCGGCACCTCCCTGCCCGAACTGGCCACGTCGGTGGTGAGCGCCCGCCGCGACGAGGGGACCGTCAGTGTCGCGAACGTCGTCGGGTCGAACATCTACAACGTGCTCGCGGTGCTCGGCGTGCTCGCGCTGTTCGTCCCGGTCGAGGTCCCCGCGTCGGTCGTGACCGTCGACCTCCCCGTCCTCGTCGCGTTCACCCTCGGCGGGGTCGCACTCATGGTTCACCGCCGCGACGTCTCCCGGCTCGACGGGACGCTGCTGCTCGGTGGCTACGTCGCCTTCGTCGCCTTCTTGTTCTGA
- a CDS encoding ABC transporter substrate-binding protein — protein MKLALDWTPNTNHTGIYVAQAKGYYDEVSVDLAIHSPADDDYETTPAKRVARGDATVAIAPSESAISYHTHPDYPSLTAIAAVCQRDTSAIVTLASSGIDRPKKLDNSTYASYDARFEDDIVRQLIRNDGGRGELEILTPPKLGIPNTLVEGDADATWVFMPWEGVQAERDGVDLNAFALDDYGVPYGYTPVMLAHPDRIDDRGDDLERFLDATRRGYEFAAADPDGAAAILGDTAEGPGLDDETFLRESQRRIADAYLEDGTWGRMRRERWAAFVEWLADESLVQTLDGDRLSADEIDVDALYTNALLD, from the coding sequence ATGAAACTCGCGCTCGACTGGACGCCGAACACGAACCACACGGGAATCTACGTCGCCCAGGCGAAGGGGTACTACGACGAGGTCAGCGTCGACCTCGCGATTCACTCGCCGGCCGACGACGACTACGAGACGACCCCCGCAAAGCGCGTCGCGCGGGGCGATGCGACTGTCGCCATCGCGCCCTCCGAGAGTGCTATCAGCTACCACACTCACCCCGACTACCCCTCGCTGACAGCCATCGCCGCGGTCTGTCAGCGCGACACCAGCGCCATCGTCACACTCGCATCGAGCGGAATCGACCGACCGAAAAAGTTGGATAATTCGACCTACGCATCGTACGACGCACGCTTCGAGGACGACATCGTACGGCAGCTGATTCGCAACGACGGGGGACGGGGCGAGTTGGAGATACTCACCCCGCCGAAGCTGGGTATCCCGAACACCCTCGTCGAGGGCGACGCGGACGCCACCTGGGTGTTCATGCCGTGGGAGGGCGTTCAAGCCGAGCGCGACGGCGTCGACCTGAACGCGTTCGCGCTCGACGACTACGGCGTCCCCTACGGCTACACCCCCGTGATGCTCGCCCACCCCGACCGCATCGACGACAGGGGCGACGACCTCGAACGGTTCCTCGACGCGACCCGTCGAGGGTACGAGTTCGCGGCGGCCGACCCAGACGGGGCTGCGGCGATACTCGGTGACACCGCCGAGGGTCCCGGACTGGACGACGAGACGTTCCTCAGAGAGAGCCAGCGGCGTATCGCCGACGCCTACCTCGAAGACGGGACGTGGGGGCGGATGCGCCGCGAGCGGTGGGCCGCGTTCGTCGAGTGGCTGGCGGACGAGTCGCTCGTCCAGACGCTCGACGGTGACCGGCTCTCTGCGGACGAAATCGACGTCGACGCGCTGTACACGAACGCCCTCCTCGACTGA
- a CDS encoding universal stress protein, producing MYRVLLAVSDDDDQAREQADFVASLPGTDELDVTVTHAYDESGERDPHGDPLPPEESTGVQAARARLAEAGLTVETRETYQPVAEGIVDLAADIDADLVVVGARKRTPIGKAVFGSVTQSVVLDSPVPVTVVGVE from the coding sequence GTGTACCGAGTACTCCTTGCGGTCAGTGACGATGACGACCAAGCACGCGAACAGGCGGACTTCGTCGCCTCCCTGCCTGGAACTGACGAACTCGACGTCACGGTGACGCACGCGTACGACGAGTCGGGCGAACGCGACCCCCACGGGGACCCACTGCCTCCAGAGGAGAGCACGGGTGTCCAGGCCGCTCGAGCCCGGCTGGCAGAGGCAGGACTCACCGTCGAGACGCGCGAGACGTACCAGCCCGTCGCCGAGGGAATCGTCGACCTCGCGGCGGACATCGATGCCGACCTCGTGGTCGTCGGGGCACGGAAACGGACACCGATCGGCAAGGCGGTGTTCGGCAGCGTCACGCAGTCGGTTGTCTTAGACTCCCCAGTCCCGGTGACCGTGGTCGGTGTCGAGTGA
- the pabB gene encoding aminodeoxychorismate synthase, component I, translating to MESVTGREAFRETAEAAPSGARVPVEVRVAVDDPFEAYRRARTGPGGVFLETTGGQAGWGYFATEPEQRLRVGADAVVKERTTGAAEDGGRDDVATAAARSPTLSTLAGLLSQETLARGDCDVPFPCGWFGWLSYDVARELESLPETTDDDRDLPQLQAGLYDCVAAWEEPRDGETTLRITACPRVESAADLDAVYDRASARARDLAERAREGAGGDERAPARADAVQFESDCGQTAFEARVRRVKEYVRDGDTFQANVSQRLSAPAAVHPVAAYAALRRVNPAPYSGLLEFPGVDLVSASPELLLRVEGSHLETEPIAGTRTRGGTPEADAALARDLTADEKERAEHAMLVDLERNDLGKVCEYGSVEVSEYRRVDRYAEVMHLVSLVEGTRRAETSLVDAVAATFPGGTITGAPKPRTMEIIDEVEATRRGPYTGSMAVFGFDDRATLNIVIRTLVRTGERYHLRVGAGIVHDSVPDREWEETLAKGKALVDALDEALSETTMRVSADGGRPEGTR from the coding sequence ATGGAATCGGTGACCGGACGGGAGGCGTTCCGCGAGACGGCCGAGGCCGCGCCGTCTGGCGCGCGCGTCCCCGTCGAGGTTCGCGTCGCGGTCGACGACCCCTTCGAGGCGTACCGCCGGGCGCGGACCGGACCGGGCGGCGTCTTCCTCGAGACGACCGGTGGGCAGGCGGGCTGGGGCTACTTCGCGACCGAACCCGAACAGCGACTGCGCGTCGGGGCCGACGCGGTGGTCAAAGAACGCACGACCGGCGCTGCCGAGGACGGCGGTCGCGACGACGTCGCCACCGCGGCGGCCCGCTCGCCGACGCTCTCGACGCTCGCGGGCCTCTTGTCCCAGGAGACGCTCGCCCGAGGGGACTGTGACGTCCCCTTCCCCTGTGGGTGGTTCGGCTGGCTGTCGTACGACGTGGCTCGCGAACTGGAGTCGCTGCCCGAGACGACCGACGACGACAGGGACCTGCCGCAGTTGCAGGCGGGGCTGTACGACTGCGTCGCTGCCTGGGAGGAACCCCGGGACGGGGAGACGACGCTCCGCATCACGGCGTGTCCGCGCGTCGAATCGGCCGCCGACCTCGACGCGGTGTACGACCGGGCGTCCGCACGCGCCCGTGACCTCGCCGAACGCGCACGCGAGGGAGCCGGCGGCGACGAGCGGGCACCGGCGCGAGCCGACGCGGTGCAGTTCGAGAGCGACTGCGGGCAGACGGCGTTCGAAGCGCGGGTCCGGCGGGTCAAGGAGTACGTCCGCGACGGCGACACGTTCCAGGCGAACGTCTCCCAGCGGCTGTCCGCCCCGGCGGCCGTCCACCCCGTCGCGGCGTACGCGGCGCTCCGCCGGGTGAACCCCGCGCCGTACTCGGGGCTGCTGGAGTTCCCGGGCGTCGACCTCGTCTCGGCGAGCCCCGAACTCCTGCTCCGCGTGGAGGGCTCTCACCTCGAGACGGAACCCATCGCAGGCACGCGGACGCGTGGGGGCACTCCCGAGGCGGACGCGGCGCTGGCGCGCGACCTCACGGCCGACGAGAAAGAACGCGCCGAGCACGCGATGCTCGTCGACCTCGAACGCAACGACCTCGGAAAGGTGTGCGAGTACGGCTCGGTCGAGGTGTCGGAGTACCGGCGAGTGGACCGCTACGCCGAGGTGATGCACCTCGTCTCGCTCGTCGAAGGGACGCGGAGAGCGGAGACGTCGCTCGTCGACGCCGTCGCCGCGACGTTCCCGGGCGGGACCATCACCGGCGCGCCCAAGCCGCGGACGATGGAGATCATCGACGAGGTCGAGGCGACGCGCCGAGGACCCTACACCGGGTCGATGGCCGTGTTCGGCTTCGACGACCGGGCGACGCTGAACATCGTCATCCGCACGCTCGTCCGGACGGGCGAGCGGTATCACCTCCGGGTCGGCGCGGGCATCGTCCACGACTCGGTCCCCGACCGGGAGTGGGAGGAGACGCTCGCGAAGGGCAAGGCGCTGGTGGACGCGCTCGACGAGGCGCTCTCGGAGACGACGATGCGCGTGTCAGCCGACGGCGGTCGCCCGGAGGGAACGCGATGA
- a CDS encoding MFS transporter has protein sequence MKTRTRWTVAIFSFVACHGVVSQTRGPLLASFERSFGVSQSLLGAVAPAATVGLLLAVLLLGMNAGRVRVRRALLVGVGLTVCSLASLALVQSYWVLVGSFLLQGLGIGAVRALDRPLLGHLYPDARGRLFNLYALTWAVGATVGPLFVNWVLSVTDWRMTFVFLLLPLLPVVVLLWRATPPREMRNEQNISLAAVRELLSRPAVLGMATALVLSGSIEGTMFAWFAYYAGEFVPRTRANVLLSAFLVTYIPARLLYSHLCDRLAPLTLVLGLAVVGVPVTALAFTARSWVVLAAGALALGFVVAGFFPTLSAFGIDSAAEYSGPVNAIATGANYVGITAAPLVVGVVAERVDIVTGMRLLVPAMVGLVVVVATTRWRLARPA, from the coding sequence ATGAAGACCCGCACGCGGTGGACCGTCGCCATCTTCTCCTTCGTCGCTTGCCACGGCGTCGTCTCGCAGACGCGCGGGCCGCTCCTCGCGAGCTTCGAGCGGTCGTTCGGGGTCTCACAGAGCTTGCTCGGCGCGGTCGCTCCCGCCGCGACTGTCGGATTACTCCTCGCAGTACTCCTCCTCGGGATGAACGCCGGACGCGTGAGGGTCAGGCGCGCGCTCCTCGTCGGGGTCGGTCTCACGGTCTGCTCGCTCGCGTCGCTCGCACTCGTCCAGTCGTACTGGGTGCTCGTCGGTTCGTTCCTCCTGCAGGGACTCGGCATCGGTGCCGTCCGGGCGCTCGACCGCCCGCTGCTCGGGCACCTCTACCCCGACGCGCGCGGTCGACTGTTCAACCTCTACGCGCTCACGTGGGCCGTCGGCGCGACCGTCGGCCCCCTGTTCGTCAACTGGGTCCTCTCCGTGACCGACTGGCGGATGACGTTCGTGTTCCTCCTTTTGCCGTTGCTGCCCGTCGTGGTCCTGCTCTGGCGGGCGACACCACCGCGCGAGATGCGCAACGAGCAGAACATCTCGCTCGCTGCCGTGCGCGAGCTCCTCTCGCGGCCCGCCGTCCTGGGAATGGCCACCGCGCTCGTCCTCAGTGGCTCCATCGAGGGGACGATGTTCGCGTGGTTCGCCTACTACGCCGGGGAGTTCGTCCCGCGGACACGGGCGAACGTCCTGCTCTCGGCGTTCCTCGTCACGTACATCCCCGCCCGACTGCTCTACAGCCACCTGTGTGACCGCCTCGCACCGCTGACACTCGTCCTCGGCCTCGCCGTCGTCGGCGTCCCCGTCACCGCCCTCGCGTTCACCGCTCGCTCGTGGGTCGTCCTCGCGGCCGGGGCGCTCGCGCTCGGATTCGTCGTCGCCGGCTTCTTCCCCACGCTGTCGGCGTTCGGCATCGACAGCGCCGCGGAGTACAGCGGCCCGGTCAACGCCATCGCGACCGGAGCGAACTACGTGGGCATCACCGCCGCACCGCTCGTCGTCGGCGTCGTCGCCGAACGCGTCGACATCGTGACCGGGATGCGGCTACTCGTCCCCGCGATGGTCGGACTGGTCGTCGTGGTCGCGACGACGCGCTGGCGACTCGCCCGGCCGGCCTGA
- a CDS encoding anthranilate synthase component II, with protein sequence MTTVLVIDNYDSFAYNLVQYVGEFADVVVRRNDAVDVADIGDLDPDGIVVSPGPGTPAEAGVSVPVFRDLSYPTLGVCLGHQALCAANGSPVGHAPEVVHGKPSRVRHDGTGLFADVPSPVEVGRYHSLAVERADLPDSVVETAWTDDERRIVMAVSHTERPHVGVQFHPESILTDAGKTMVAAFVDSCR encoded by the coding sequence ATGACCACGGTCCTCGTCATCGACAACTACGACTCCTTCGCGTACAACCTCGTCCAGTACGTGGGCGAGTTCGCCGACGTCGTCGTGCGGCGAAACGACGCGGTCGACGTCGCGGACATCGGCGACCTCGACCCCGACGGTATCGTCGTCTCGCCGGGACCCGGCACGCCGGCGGAAGCGGGCGTCTCGGTCCCGGTCTTTCGGGACCTCTCGTACCCGACGCTCGGGGTGTGTCTGGGCCACCAGGCGCTCTGTGCGGCCAACGGGTCGCCAGTGGGTCACGCTCCGGAGGTGGTCCACGGGAAGCCCTCGCGCGTGCGCCACGACGGGACAGGACTCTTCGCGGACGTCCCCTCACCGGTCGAGGTGGGCCGGTATCACTCGCTCGCGGTCGAGCGCGCCGACCTGCCCGACTCGGTGGTGGAGACGGCGTGGACCGACGACGAACGGCGAATCGTGATGGCGGTCAGTCACACCGAGCGGCCGCACGTCGGCGTCCAGTTCCACCCCGAGAGCATCCTCACCGACGCCGGAAAGACGATGGTGGCGGCGTTCGTCGACTCGTGTCGATGA
- a CDS encoding shikimate dehydrogenase has product MQVFGLVGNPVGHSLSPPMHEAAYDALGIDARYVTFEPAVDDIGRAIDGADALGVTGLNVTIPFKQRVLDLVDPDPLAARIGAVNTVDFTGERPRGYNTDAAGVTRSFAHHDVPLDGRDAVVVGAGGAGRAVAFALADSGCDVHIANRTAETAAELADAVGGVSAGGLDTLDRVRDADVLVNATSVGMESDESPVPREVLHPALAVLDAVYSPVETRLLREAAEAGATTIDGAWMLLFQGVEAFERWTGEDAPVDAMNGALRARLS; this is encoded by the coding sequence ATGCAGGTGTTCGGACTCGTCGGCAACCCCGTCGGTCACTCGCTGTCGCCGCCGATGCACGAGGCCGCGTACGACGCGCTCGGCATCGACGCACGGTACGTCACGTTCGAACCGGCCGTCGACGACATCGGTCGGGCCATCGACGGTGCCGACGCGCTCGGTGTCACCGGGCTGAACGTCACCATCCCGTTCAAACAGCGCGTCCTCGACCTCGTCGACCCCGACCCCCTCGCGGCGCGTATCGGCGCGGTCAACACTGTCGACTTCACCGGCGAGCGGCCGCGGGGGTACAACACGGACGCGGCGGGGGTGACCCGCTCGTTCGCCCACCACGACGTTCCCCTCGACGGACGCGACGCCGTCGTGGTCGGCGCTGGCGGCGCGGGGCGAGCGGTCGCGTTCGCCCTCGCGGACTCGGGGTGTGACGTCCACATCGCCAACCGGACCGCCGAAACGGCCGCAGAACTCGCCGACGCCGTGGGTGGGGTCTCGGCGGGTGGGCTCGACACGCTCGACCGCGTGCGGGACGCGGACGTGCTCGTCAACGCGACGAGCGTCGGCATGGAGTCCGACGAGTCGCCCGTCCCGCGCGAGGTGCTCCATCCGGCCCTCGCCGTCCTGGACGCGGTGTACAGCCCCGTCGAAACGCGGCTCCTGCGCGAGGCGGCCGAGGCCGGCGCGACCACCATCGACGGGGCGTGGATGCTGTTGTTCCAGGGGGTTGAGGCCTTCGAGCGGTGGACCGGAGAGGACGCACCAGTCGACGCGATGAACGGAGCGCTGCGCGCGCGACTCTCGTGA
- a CDS encoding Rieske (2Fe-2S) protein — protein sequence MDDDRHVASLEDVPADGTLLVTVRNANESGDDLEEVILTRLDGEVAAYKNYCQHWTDVRLDNGSGALVRNDEIVCQKHAATFESDSGYCNFGPCEGAYLATVDVAVDDGEVFVAEDGYTVAHLGEADDQPQSSGSRIGFGG from the coding sequence ATGGACGACGACCGGCACGTCGCGTCGCTCGAGGACGTCCCCGCGGACGGGACGCTCCTGGTCACCGTGCGGAACGCGAACGAGAGCGGCGACGACCTCGAAGAGGTCATCCTCACCCGGCTCGATGGCGAGGTGGCTGCGTACAAGAACTATTGTCAACATTGGACCGACGTCCGGCTCGACAACGGGTCGGGTGCGCTCGTGCGGAACGACGAAATCGTCTGTCAGAAACACGCTGCGACGTTCGAGTCCGACTCTGGCTACTGTAACTTCGGTCCGTGTGAAGGGGCCTACCTCGCGACCGTCGACGTCGCGGTCGACGACGGGGAGGTGTTCGTCGCCGAGGACGGCTACACCGTTGCGCACCTCGGCGAGGCGGACGACCAGCCCCAATCGTCGGGGAGTCGGATCGGGTTCGGCGGGTGA
- a CDS encoding helix-hairpin-helix domain-containing protein, giving the protein MGLLDSIKSLLGLGDGNHRGDDDVGVTVERDTRDAAEPEPEPEPETASEEAVKAPADEAVDADETAEDDAVAAGTDASASTGSMVDTDADEGAAEPAEAVAVGGDSDGDSDVDTEPPETEEAVAAGTDASASTGSMVDEHTADEATEPAEAVDAAVEAMDEIEDAEATHDEGDADAEAEPEADDGEADEADDEDETGAVDATDDVDTAAEPAEAVATDEGETVEEAADDASDAPTAEAQESPEVLKGIGPAYARRLDDVGIDTVAALAAADADEVAEEIDVSPKRVSRWIDRAKEY; this is encoded by the coding sequence ATGGGCCTGCTCGACAGCATCAAGTCGCTCCTCGGGCTGGGCGACGGCAACCACCGCGGCGACGACGACGTCGGCGTGACCGTCGAGCGCGACACGCGCGACGCAGCGGAACCGGAACCGGAACCGGAACCGGAGACAGCGTCAGAAGAGGCGGTGAAAGCGCCCGCGGACGAAGCCGTCGACGCGGACGAGACGGCCGAAGACGACGCCGTCGCCGCCGGGACGGACGCAAGTGCCTCGACCGGGTCGATGGTCGACACCGACGCCGACGAGGGTGCCGCAGAGCCCGCCGAAGCCGTCGCCGTCGGCGGCGACTCGGACGGCGACAGCGACGTCGACACCGAGCCTCCCGAGACCGAGGAGGCCGTCGCCGCCGGGACGGACGCGAGCGCTTCGACCGGGTCGATGGTCGACGAACACACCGCCGACGAGGCGACCGAACCCGCCGAGGCCGTCGACGCCGCCGTCGAGGCGATGGACGAGATCGAGGACGCGGAAGCGACGCACGACGAGGGAGATGCAGACGCGGAGGCGGAGCCGGAAGCGGACGACGGCGAAGCCGACGAAGCCGACGACGAAGACGAGACGGGTGCGGTCGACGCGACCGACGACGTCGACACCGCAGCCGAGCCCGCGGAAGCGGTCGCGACCGACGAGGGGGAGACCGTCGAGGAGGCGGCGGACGACGCGTCCGACGCCCCGACGGCGGAGGCACAGGAGTCGCCCGAGGTGCTGAAAGGAATCGGCCCGGCGTATGCCCGCCGACTCGACGACGTCGGAATCGACACCGTCGCGGCGCTGGCCGCCGCGGACGCCGACGAGGTGGCCGAGGAGATAGACGTCTCCCCGAAGCGCGTCTCGCGGTGGATCGACCGGGCCAAAGAGTACTAA